The sequence GCGATGGCATCGTCCGTCAGCCCGCCGCTCGGCGCAGCCTCGTCGGGAAAAGCGGTTGCGAAGTCAGCCTGTAGCGATGGTTTGACGCCGAGTTCGTCGCGCAGCGCTTCCAGCGCCGCATGCAGATCATCGCCATGAGCAGCGAGCGTCAGCACCTGGCAGTCGTCGCGCACAAGCCGTCCCGGTTTTCCCGGATAGGCGAAGAAGGCAACCGGCTCCTTGCCGCCGACCAGCACCAGTACGTCGATATCTGCCAGCAGCGCCGTCGCCACATCGATCGGATAGGGGATGCGTGTGGGTGCGACGCGCCCACGCCCGCGTTGCATCCGGGCGATCAGGACCTCGCCGAACAGGCGGACATCGAAGGCCGTCGAAATCTGGCCGGCGATCTCGAGCGCATCGGCGCGCGCCGCTCGGCCGCGAACGATTATGCCGACACGCCCCTGAGCCGCACGGATCGCCGAGGCGACCTCGCGCACGGCGTCCCTATCGACGGCCGGCGGCGGCGGAAGCACGACCTTGCCCGGCGAGGCCGGGGCAGCATCGCCCCAGGCCGCATCCGCCGGCAGGATCAGCGTGGTGACACCTGGCGGCGTCAGCGAGGCGCGGAAAGCCGCCTCCGCTGCCGGTTGGACGTCTTCTGGCCCGGCAATGCGCCGCACCCAGTTGGACATCGGCGCCGCCAAACCCTCGATGTCGCTGGTCAGCGGTGCGTCGAGCGGCAAATGATAGGAGGCGTGGTCGCCGACGATGTTGATCATCGGGCTGAACGCACGCCGGGCGTTGTGCATGTTGGCCAGCCCATTGGCCAGGCCCGGGCCGGTATGCAGCAAAGTCGCGGCCGGGCGGTCGGTCATGCGCGCATAGCCGTCGGCGGCGCCCGTCACCACGCCCTCGAACAGGCCGAGCACGCAGCGCATCTCAGGCTTGCGGTCGAGTGCGGCGACGAAGTGCATTTCGGAGGTGCCGGGATTGGCGAAGCAGACCGTCACATCATTGGCCAGCAGCACGTCGCACAGGACATCGGCGCCATTCATGCAATTTTTCTCCAAGTCATGAGAACCAATTGCACCTAGCGATGTCCGCACGGCAATATCCTGCCGCTGCTTTTGGCATGATCCAGTTGCAGAAGGGGGCGGGCGGAAATCGGCCGCGATCAGCCGACGGTCGATTTCAGGAACGTCACCGCGGCAGCGGTCAGCGCGTCGCCATCCCTGCCGAAATCGCGGTTGATCGACATGTGCGTATAGGCGCTGCCGTCGAACAGCGTCACCTCGGTGCCCGTGGCGCGCAGGCGCTCGGCGAAGGCTTTCGACTCCTCGCCGCGGCCTGGCGCCCCCGAATACGCGATGAAGGTCGGCGGATGCTTGCGGCCATCGACATAACTGGCCGGCGAAAGTGCCGCCCATTGCGAAGGATCGGAAAAGACCCGCGCATAGGCCCGCACCATGCCGCCATTCTTCTCGAGCGCCGCAAGATCATAGGCCCTGGTATCGTCGAGAAGCAGGCCGGCGACGCCGGGCAGCCCGCCGCGCATGCCGGTTAGTGCGATCAGATGGCAGCCAGCCGAATGGCCCATGCCGACAATGCGCTTGGGGTCGCCACCATGCTTGGCGATGTTGGCCCTGACATAGGCATAGGCGTTTTCGACGTCGGCGGCCTGTGTAGCGACATCGGCCTCAGGCAGCATGCGATAGTCGATCGAGACGAAGCAGAAGCCATTGGCAAGCAGGAAGGCCGGCTTGGCGCCCACCTGGCTGCGCTTGCCGAACTCCCAGGCCCCGCCATGGACGAAGAAGACGACAGGCAGGCCGCTGGCGCCATCGGGCGCATAGATATCGAGCTTGGCCG comes from Mesorhizobium japonicum MAFF 303099 and encodes:
- a CDS encoding acetolactate synthase large subunit, which gives rise to MNGADVLCDVLLANDVTVCFANPGTSEMHFVAALDRKPEMRCVLGLFEGVVTGAADGYARMTDRPAATLLHTGPGLANGLANMHNARRAFSPMINIVGDHASYHLPLDAPLTSDIEGLAAPMSNWVRRIAGPEDVQPAAEAAFRASLTPPGVTTLILPADAAWGDAAPASPGKVVLPPPPAVDRDAVREVASAIRAAQGRVGIIVRGRAARADALEIAGQISTAFDVRLFGEVLIARMQRGRGRVAPTRIPYPIDVATALLADIDVLVLVGGKEPVAFFAYPGKPGRLVRDDCQVLTLAAHGDDLHAALEALRDELGVKPSLQADFATAFPDEAAPSGGLTDDAIALSVARKLPDNAIVCDEAVTSARRFFALSAFAAPHDYMMGTGGSIGGGIPMATGAAIACPDRKVINLEADGSGMYTVQGLWTQARENLDVVTIVFSNRTYAILHGEMKNVGVNAIGENARRMLDLDHPALDWVSLAKGMGVEAARADTCERFDALLDSALSRRGPFLIEAVI
- a CDS encoding alpha/beta fold hydrolase; translated protein: MIDRRTLLLASMAAFLPTGASAAAAASPKTFDYGPAKLDIYAPDGASGLPVVFFVHGGAWEFGKRSQVGAKPAFLLANGFCFVSIDYRMLPEADVATQAADVENAYAYVRANIAKHGGDPKRIVGMGHSAGCHLIALTGMRGGLPGVAGLLLDDTRAYDLAALEKNGGMVRAYARVFSDPSQWAALSPASYVDGRKHPPTFIAYSGAPGRGEESKAFAERLRATGTEVTLFDGSAYTHMSINRDFGRDGDALTAAAVTFLKSTVG